The Candidatus Methylomirabilota bacterium DNA window GGTAAAAGCTGTCGGCGCGGTCGCCCTGCCGGAAGATGACCTGACCGGGCTCGAAGCGCACCAGCTCGATGCGCGTGGCGAGCTGGCGCAGGAAGTCGTCGGTGACGCCGTCGAAGAGCGGCACGGATCGGAGATGGGTGTCGAGGGCGCGCTGCCGGTACGTCTCGTCGAGCTGGGCCTTGAAGCGCCTGTTTCTCTGCAGCACGCTGAGGACGTTGCGGAGCATCTCGAGGACGACGGTCTCCTCGACCGCGCGCACGGTGGCGGACCGGGGATAGAAGCTCATGCACGTCATCTCACCGAAGAGGTCGCCCGGCCCCAGTTGCGCGATGGGGTTGTCGTAGTCCAGATCGACGGGCGCATCGATCGGGATGAATCGACGCGGGCCCTCCTCCCGGGGGTCATCGTGGCTCGACACGAGGTCGGTGAGCTTTCGGAAGAAGTGCGCGACGCCCCCTCCGGTCTGTCGTGCCCGGCTCTTGACGTGAGCCATGGGTATCGAGATGAAGACGTCGACCTTCCCGTTCAGGATGTAGAAGGCCGTCGATCCATACTCACCCTCGCGGCAGATGATCTCGCCCGGCGCGAACGTGCGCCGGGTGACGGCGCCCCGATTCAGCTCGAGGAAGTTCCCCGATACTCCCCGGAACATCGGCAAGGCCAGCAGCTCGCCGGCATCGAGCGGCGGGCCCGGAGGGAACGCGGCGCCGGGGACGGCCTTGTTCGTCAAGGCCCCCGTCGGACAGGAGACCATGCACTCGCCGCACGACACGCACGAGGAGTCGGCCATCGGCTGATCGAGGTCGAAGGCGATCCCCGCTTGCGGCCCCTTCCCGGTCCGCCCGATGACGAAGTTCTCCTTGATGTCGCTGCAGGCCCGGATGCAGCGATCACAGAGGATGCAGGCGGCGTGATCGACGTGGATGATGACCGATGAGTCGTCCGGCCCGCGCGGGGCCGGGCGAGCAGCGAATCGCGATGCGGTCACGCCATCGCGTGCGGCCAGCGTTTCGAGCTCGCAGTCGCGCGTCGCCACTTGTCGCATACACGGCGTGGGATGGTCGGCGAGCAGCAGCTCGAGGAGCGTGGCCCGCGCTTTCCGCACGCGCTCGGAGTTCGTCTGGACGACCATGCCATTTTCCGCGGGCCTGACGCACGCCGCCGGCAAGAGGCGGGCGCCCTCCACGTCAACGGTACAGACCCGGCAGACACCGACAGGCGCCATCTGGGGGTCGTGGCACAGCACGGGAATCTCGATTCCCAGGGTCCGCGCCGCTTCGTAGATCGTCGTCCCGGCGGGGACAGTTACTGAGCTGCCGTCGATGGTGAGCTGGATCGAATCGGTTGTCATGTCGGCTGCCACACGTTAGCCGACGAGCTCTCGGAGTGTCAAGGACAGGGGGCCGAGCCTGGTCATCGGGACTTGCCCTTCACCAGGCGCTCGATGGTAAACGGGCCATTCAAGTCCCGCTCCTTGTTCTTGTCGTGGTGGACGTGACACTCGACGCAGCCGGCACGCGCGCCACCCGCCCCGCGATGACATTCGCGGCAGACGCTGATCGAGGGCAACAGCACGTCGGTCGTCTCCTTGCTCGTGGTCGCCTTGTGACACTCCGTGCAGCCGACCGGCCGATGGACGCCGTGATCGAAGACGCTGTTCGGGAGCCACCGG harbors:
- a CDS encoding cyclic nucleotide-binding domain-containing protein, with translation MTTDSIQLTIDGSSVTVPAGTTIYEAARTLGIEIPVLCHDPQMAPVGVCRVCTVDVEGARLLPAACVRPAENGMVVQTNSERVRKARATLLELLLADHPTPCMRQVATRDCELETLAARDGVTASRFAARPAPRGPDDSSVIIHVDHAACILCDRCIRACSDIKENFVIGRTGKGPQAGIAFDLDQPMADSSCVSCGECMVSCPTGALTNKAVPGAAFPPGPPLDAGELLALPMFRGVSGNFLELNRGAVTRRTFAPGEIICREGEYGSTAFYILNGKVDVFISIPMAHVKSRARQTGGGVAHFFRKLTDLVSSHDDPREEGPRRFIPIDAPVDLDYDNPIAQLGPGDLFGEMTCMSFYPRSATVRAVEETVVLEMLRNVLSVLQRNRRFKAQLDETYRQRALDTHLRSVPLFDGVTDDFLRQLATRIELVRFEPGQVIFRQGDRADSFYLVRIGFVKVTKSFPGGDLVVAYQARGSYFGEIGLLEDDGRRIATCTALDHVELVKIGAEEFRDMLQRFPPVAQRLTEAARERQESNQTRAEMARAPIDEFLGQGLMEAQNLLLIDLERCTRCDLCVRACADAHDGVTRLVRDGLRYDKYLVATSCRSCRDPLCMVGCPVGSIRRRASLEIVIEDWCIGCGLCAESCPYGNINMHPFTIETDDHEGGHRKAAVREKATTCDLSADYREPACVYACPHDAAIRVNPTQFFGDKLGLRP